The Methylomusa anaerophila genome has a segment encoding these proteins:
- the larB gene encoding nickel pincer cofactor biosynthesis protein LarB, with protein sequence MDIGNMASILQAFRDGHVSLEEALNKLRILPYENLEFAKLDHHRSLRQGFAEVVFCEGKTIDQVVTIIKRLGEHSDNLLATRASQEMFNAVHELIPDAQYHVLPKLIVIERKCLPRDEERFILVITAGTSDIPVAEEAAVTAEIMGNLVKRVFDVGVAGIHRLFDQRSLIEQANVVVVVAGMEGALASVVGGMVAKPVIAVPTSVGYGASFGGLAALLSMLNSCAAGVGVVNIDNGFGAGRLASIINHMR encoded by the coding sequence GTGGATATCGGCAATATGGCAAGCATACTGCAGGCGTTTCGCGATGGGCATGTGTCTTTAGAAGAGGCTTTAAACAAGTTAAGGATATTACCTTACGAAAACCTTGAATTTGCGAAGCTGGATCATCACCGCTCCCTCCGGCAGGGATTCGCAGAGGTTGTATTTTGCGAAGGAAAGACTATTGATCAGGTGGTAACTATCATAAAACGGTTGGGCGAACACAGCGACAACCTACTCGCAACCAGAGCCAGCCAAGAAATGTTTAATGCTGTGCATGAATTAATACCTGATGCTCAATATCATGTTTTACCCAAATTGATTGTTATTGAACGGAAGTGTTTGCCTAGAGATGAAGAGCGGTTCATTCTTGTAATAACCGCCGGAACCAGTGATATTCCGGTAGCGGAAGAAGCTGCCGTCACAGCGGAAATCATGGGTAATTTGGTAAAGCGGGTATTTGATGTTGGTGTTGCCGGGATACACCGCCTTTTTGACCAGCGTTCGTTAATTGAACAAGCTAATGTTGTTGTTGTTGTTGCCGGAATGGAAGGAGCCTTGGCAAGTGTAGTCGGCGGTATGGTAGCAAAACCGGTAATTGCCGTTCCAACCAGTGTAGGATATGGCGCCAGCTTTGGCGGTTTGGCGGCATTGCTCAGTATGTTGAACAGTTGCGCCGCCGGTGTGGGCGTGGTCAATATTGACAATGGATTCGGAGCGGGTCGGCTGGCAAGTATTATCAATCACATGAGGTGA
- a CDS encoding shikimate kinase, whose translation MRNVVLIGFMGTGKTSTGRLLAGRLKRPFIDIDKKIEQESSMSISEIFQIYGETHFRQLEKEAIFRVSRHTNTVIATGGGAVLFPENMVRLKTNGVIIALNASVEAILERTFRPGVRPLLDADDRRDTVVKLLNERDPYYRRADFMVDTSDCSPHDVAEKIIDFLRQGGYLRGRSNS comes from the coding sequence ATGAGAAATGTAGTGCTAATCGGTTTTATGGGTACGGGAAAGACCAGTACCGGTCGCTTGCTGGCCGGCAGACTCAAGCGGCCGTTTATTGACATAGATAAAAAGATTGAGCAGGAAAGCAGTATGAGTATCAGCGAAATATTCCAAATATACGGTGAGACTCATTTTCGTCAATTGGAAAAGGAGGCTATTTTTCGGGTATCCCGCCACACCAATACTGTAATCGCTACCGGCGGCGGAGCGGTACTTTTTCCTGAAAACATGGTGCGTCTTAAAACCAACGGGGTTATTATTGCTCTTAATGCATCAGTTGAAGCTATATTGGAACGGACGTTCCGCCCAGGAGTCCGGCCGCTGTTGGATGCTGACGACCGGAGAGACACAGTTGTGAAGCTATTGAATGAACGAGATCCGTATTATCGGAGAGCCGACTTTATGGTAGACACATCAGATTGTTCACCGCATGATGTTGCTGAGAAAATTATTGACTTTTTGCGACAAGGGGGTTATTTACGTGGCCGAAGTAACAGTTAA
- the larC gene encoding nickel pincer cofactor biosynthesis protein LarC, producing MNANGTAIKTKAAFCDCFAGISGNMMLGALIDIGLPEEKLKKELAKLPVHGYEIKTARVDKCGISAVHVDVIVGQDQQHRHLSDILDIIENSTLSDAVKEKSTSVFRRLAEAEAKVHGVALQEVHFHEVGAVDAIIDVVGTIWGLEYMGIEALYTSKLHVGSGFTECCHGTIPVPAPATVELLIGIPYYQGDIKKELVTPTGAAIVASLGQGFGSMPEAFVSKKVGYGAGTWNLPIPNILRLYIGEIVGIDPNLEQYNKDEQAASGSVTVIEANIDDLNPQVYPFVLDKLLAAGALDAWITPIIMKKGRPAVKLSALVEGTNKTKAAEIILTETSSIGVRFYEAGRLVADREFLPVITPWGQVRVKISSYQGKIINVAPEYEDCRKLATERGVPLKVVQHIALKEAMPFVR from the coding sequence ATGAATGCAAACGGTACAGCTATAAAAACTAAGGCTGCTTTTTGTGATTGTTTCGCAGGAATCAGCGGCAATATGATGTTGGGAGCTTTGATTGATATAGGCCTGCCGGAGGAGAAATTAAAAAAAGAACTTGCCAAGCTTCCGGTACATGGCTACGAAATCAAAACCGCCCGCGTGGATAAGTGCGGCATAAGCGCGGTGCATGTTGATGTTATCGTTGGACAAGATCAGCAGCACCGCCATCTGTCCGACATTTTGGATATTATCGAAAACTCGACTTTATCCGATGCGGTTAAAGAGAAAAGTACTTCTGTCTTTCGGCGTTTAGCTGAAGCAGAGGCCAAGGTTCACGGAGTAGCGCTGCAAGAAGTTCATTTTCATGAGGTAGGCGCTGTGGACGCTATTATCGATGTAGTAGGGACAATTTGGGGTCTTGAATATATGGGTATTGAAGCGCTGTACACATCAAAGCTTCATGTAGGAAGCGGCTTTACTGAGTGTTGTCATGGAACTATTCCTGTCCCCGCGCCGGCAACTGTAGAGTTATTAATTGGAATTCCGTATTATCAGGGAGATATTAAGAAAGAACTGGTTACTCCAACCGGTGCGGCGATAGTAGCATCCTTAGGCCAAGGTTTTGGCTCTATGCCGGAAGCTTTTGTAAGTAAAAAAGTAGGGTATGGAGCCGGCACATGGAATCTTCCCATCCCCAATATTTTGCGACTTTATATTGGCGAAATTGTAGGTATTGATCCTAATCTTGAACAATATAACAAGGATGAACAGGCAGCTTCTGGTTCGGTAACGGTAATTGAGGCCAATATCGACGATTTAAATCCGCAGGTTTATCCTTTTGTGTTGGACAAATTATTGGCGGCCGGAGCCTTGGATGCCTGGATTACTCCCATTATTATGAAAAAGGGACGCCCCGCTGTCAAGCTTTCGGCCTTGGTTGAAGGCACAAATAAGACTAAGGCGGCTGAGATCATTTTAACGGAAACTTCTTCCATCGGCGTTCGCTTTTATGAAGCAGGCCGATTGGTAGCTGATCGGGAATTTCTACCTGTTATTACGCCGTGGGGCCAAGTGCGGGTTAAAATCAGCTCCTATCAAGGCAAAATAATTAATGTGGCTCCGGAATACGAAGATTGCCGTAAACTAGCAACTGAACGGGGTGTGCCGCTTAAGGTAGTACAACATATTGCACTTAAAGAGGCTATGCCTTTTGTCAGATAG
- a CDS encoding secretin N-terminal domain-containing protein encodes MRYIVGLSLIFVLISNSPPGIAGAASPVSMNVINGEVRDVLTALASVGQVNIVVDDSVAGTVTIKLQDVPFETALDLIARTKGLAYQKIGSVIVVADSQRLGKNFGSIHYFQLKYANPHDIVNVLSLMLSGKQAQFNSGESGVQVKLNGKSTTETQSATIAGSSSAKSSGTNRESERFVVNDSMNAIIFYGTPREAEQVRQILDHLDVAYQQVSLEAQVIAVAKDKVKELGIEWMWEKTPQYAEYDAPKLSPIQDQDGNTTGYYVSDPGKVTRRTNSGIIQYGKTPEGHPYEFYFQAQLNALISNGNARVLAKPKITTLNGQQARILIGDRIPVLVEKTENGQTSTSVEYIDAGIKLTFTPRINTDSLITAAVRTEVSSPSLVPEIKAYRITTREAETNVRMKDGETMVIGGLIGSTETETKKSVPYLCDLPLIGWLFKNSTHSKSDTEVVIFLTARIVK; translated from the coding sequence ATGCGATATATAGTAGGTCTTAGCTTGATATTTGTCCTAATTTCGAATTCTCCGCCTGGTATTGCGGGTGCTGCTTCACCGGTAAGTATGAATGTCATCAACGGGGAAGTAAGAGATGTTCTGACAGCTTTGGCAAGTGTCGGGCAGGTCAACATCGTAGTAGATGACTCGGTAGCGGGGACTGTTACAATAAAGCTGCAGGATGTTCCTTTCGAAACCGCCTTGGATTTAATTGCCAGGACAAAAGGACTGGCGTACCAAAAGATTGGCAGTGTTATTGTTGTTGCTGATTCTCAGCGTTTGGGCAAAAATTTTGGCTCTATTCATTATTTTCAGCTTAAGTATGCCAATCCCCACGATATAGTAAATGTGCTGTCTCTTATGCTGTCAGGTAAGCAAGCACAGTTTAATTCCGGCGAAAGCGGGGTGCAGGTTAAGCTAAACGGAAAAAGTACAACTGAGACTCAGTCAGCTACAATTGCCGGAAGCAGTTCGGCCAAAAGTAGCGGCACCAACAGAGAAAGTGAGCGGTTTGTAGTGAACGATTCCATGAATGCCATTATATTTTATGGAACTCCGCGGGAAGCGGAACAAGTCCGTCAAATATTAGATCACTTGGATGTTGCTTACCAGCAAGTATCTCTGGAAGCTCAGGTAATTGCTGTCGCCAAAGACAAGGTTAAAGAACTGGGAATAGAGTGGATGTGGGAAAAAACTCCTCAATACGCTGAATATGATGCTCCGAAGCTCTCTCCCATACAAGACCAAGACGGAAACACTACAGGTTACTATGTTTCTGACCCGGGTAAGGTGACTCGCCGTACAAATAGCGGCATCATTCAATACGGCAAGACCCCGGAAGGGCACCCTTACGAATTTTACTTTCAAGCTCAGCTTAACGCATTAATAAGTAATGGAAACGCCAGAGTTTTGGCCAAACCCAAAATAACCACTCTTAATGGGCAGCAGGCTAGAATACTGATAGGGGATCGAATTCCGGTGCTGGTAGAAAAAACCGAGAACGGCCAAACTTCCACTTCCGTCGAGTATATTGACGCCGGCATAAAACTGACGTTTACGCCCCGTATTAATACCGACTCATTGATTACTGCCGCTGTTCGTACCGAGGTTAGCAGCCCCAGTCTTGTTCCGGAAATAAAAGCCTATCGCATTACGACCAGGGAAGCTGAAACAAACGTGCGGATGAAAGACGGGGAAACAATGGTTATTGGCGGCTTAATCGGTTCGACTGAGACAGAAACGAAAAAATCTGTCCCGTATTTGTGCGATTTGCCTCTTATCGGCTGGCTGTTCAAGAATTCAACACATAGTAAAAGCGATACAGAAGTGGTGATCTTCCTAACAGCAAGAATTGTCAAATAA
- the aroB gene encoding 3-dehydroquinate synthase has product MAEVTVNLGNDSYLIEIIPGSISQIGKSLNRMPFTRKALVVTDDTVGALYGKDVLDSLTGAGYTREIMYVRPGESSKSIKVMEEIYTKAIAMGLDRKSPIIALGGGVVGDLTGFAAATYLRGVPFIQVPTTLLAQVDSSVGGKTAVNHPLGKNMIGAFYQPKLVQIDPLVLNTLPERELLAGIAEVIKHGVIADEQMFNFLFENVERILAQDANVLTDVISRNCRIKAEVVEKDEREANLRMTLNFGHTVGHAIEAATGFSRYNHGEGVAIGMHAAALISQYVGQCETADVDRLKDLLQRFGLPIRAEGCSVEELEAFLSRDKKSDGGKISWILLNKIGHVQICNTVPANIVHQTLRAII; this is encoded by the coding sequence GTGGCCGAAGTAACAGTTAATTTAGGTAATGATTCTTACCTCATTGAAATTATTCCCGGTTCTATCAGTCAAATAGGAAAGTCGCTGAATAGGATGCCGTTTACACGGAAAGCATTGGTGGTAACAGACGACACAGTGGGCGCTTTATATGGCAAAGATGTGTTGGATTCATTGACTGGAGCAGGTTACACAAGAGAAATTATGTATGTCCGTCCTGGTGAGAGTTCCAAATCCATAAAAGTTATGGAAGAAATATATACAAAAGCTATTGCCATGGGGTTGGATCGCAAATCCCCGATTATCGCGTTAGGTGGTGGAGTCGTAGGCGATTTAACCGGCTTTGCAGCCGCGACCTATCTTCGAGGAGTTCCTTTTATTCAAGTTCCCACTACTCTTTTGGCACAAGTGGACTCCAGTGTGGGCGGCAAAACAGCAGTCAACCATCCGTTGGGGAAGAACATGATTGGAGCGTTCTACCAACCCAAGCTGGTTCAGATTGATCCGCTGGTATTAAATACTCTGCCGGAACGGGAATTGCTGGCCGGTATTGCCGAAGTCATAAAACACGGAGTCATTGCCGACGAACAAATGTTTAATTTTTTATTTGAAAACGTTGAGCGCATTTTGGCGCAAGATGCCAATGTTCTGACCGATGTAATCAGTCGTAATTGTCGAATCAAGGCTGAGGTAGTTGAGAAGGATGAACGGGAAGCGAACTTACGTATGACATTGAATTTCGGCCACACAGTAGGGCACGCTATCGAAGCCGCCACGGGCTTTTCGCGTTACAATCACGGGGAAGGTGTAGCCATAGGGATGCATGCCGCTGCTCTTATAAGTCAGTACGTGGGGCAGTGTGAAACAGCAGATGTCGACCGCTTGAAAGATTTGCTGCAACGTTTTGGATTGCCGATCAGAGCGGAGGGCTGTTCTGTTGAGGAATTGGAAGCATTTTTGAGTAGAGATAAAAAGTCAGACGGCGGAAAAATAAGCTGGATCTTGCTTAACAAAATCGGTCATGTTCAAATTTGCAATACCGTCCCGGCAAACATTGTGCATCAGACATTAAGAGCAATAATTTAA